A window of the Brassica napus cultivar Da-Ae chromosome C5, Da-Ae, whole genome shotgun sequence genome harbors these coding sequences:
- the LOC125587042 gene encoding uncharacterized protein LOC125587042, with protein MSDPHSKQAKGEASVTSGLTKVSGKTAVSSGVLIGVPKSKNFNGTIIHSTKTGVSSGVRGKAAVSSGVRGKAIVSAEVMAFKDVKYGPHDGELRFRLIHFWEARTVVSKVLIGLEMLLIDQEETVIQGFIPAGRIDTYLPHMRAGGIYRLNSFFGSNNKTLYHVAEPSFTITFSSTSVLSDLTDSPVYFPEDRFRIHGYEEFDAAYYVGHIKLVNGQVLSDSLMLDDPEIASSRRVLLHVQTHDGPVMKLYLWDKAASDFSEKFKASGGTARVVLVTTLNPKRFGGALALSSMMPSRVFLDTDVQATEEVNAEVLTKTETMTIGELFSYMKQEDAKVAWFECIATIADVAHGSSWYYIGCGGCNTKATKGPTTLMCKKCGKTDIYLAKISVHDNDDQASFVLLGDAGHELSGRKASELVASYFEANENVEDDHLVPVPQALIGTIGQTRKFIVKVSDHNLTGKTQALTVTKVLPPEDQEVEGNLEGNMIVPEAQETLQETLQKGVADGDPSTCIGIVKKAADNVEAEDPKRARCG; from the exons ATGA GCGATCCCCACTCGAAGCAAGCCAAAGGCGAAGCGTCGGTCACCTCCGGTCTGACCAAAGTCAGCGGCAAAACCGCTGTCTCTTCCGGCGTCTTGATCGGCGTACCTAAATCGAAGAATTTCAATG GTACGATCATTCACAGCACGAAGACTGGTGTCTCTTCAGGTGTTAGAGGCAAAGCCGCTGTCTCCTCTGGCGTCAGGGGAAAAGCCATTGTCTCTGCCGAAGTGATGGCTTTCAAAGATGTGAAATACGGACCTCATGACGGCGAGCTGAGGTTTCGGTTGATCCACTTTTGGGAAGCTCGAACTGTTGTGTCAAAGGTGCTTATCGGTCTCGAGATGCTTCTCATCGACCAAGAG GAGACTGTCATCCAGGGTTTCATCCCAGCTGGGAGGATAGATACTTATTTGCCACACATGAGAGCTGGTGGCATTTACAGACTCAACAGTTTTTTTGGGTCTAACAACAAGACTTTGTATCATGTTGCGGAACCAAGTTTCACCATCACATTCTCATCGACTTCTGTCCTCTCTGATCTAACGGACAGTCCGGTTTATTTCCCTGAGGACCGGTTCCGGATCCATGGATATGAAGAGTTCGATGCTGCCT ATTATGTTGGCCACATCAAGCTTGTGAATGGGCAGGTTCTCAGTGATAGTCTCATGCTAGATGATCCCGAGATAGCTTCATCACGCCGTGTCCTACTCCATGTTCAAACACATGA TGGTCCGGTGATGAAGTTGTACCTATGGGACAAGGCTGCCTCGGATTTTAGTGAGAAATTTAAAGCATCTGGAGGAACCGCACGTGTTGTTTTAGTCACTACTTTAAACCCGAAACGATTTGGAG GTGCCCTAGCTCTCTCCTCTATGATGCCATCACGTGTATTTTTGGACACTGATGTTCAAGCAACCGAAGA AGTTAATGCAGAAGTTCTCACTAAGACTGAGACAATGACCATAGGCGAGCTCTTTTCCTATATGAAGCAGGAAGATGCCAAG GTTGCTTGGTTTGAGTGCATAGCAACCATTGCTGATGTTGCACACGGTTCATCCTGGTATTACATAGGCTGTGGTGGGTGCAACACTAAGGCAACCAAAGGGCCTACCACCCTTATGTGTAAGAAATGTGGGAAAACCGATATT TACCTGGCCAAGATCTCCGTGCATGATAATGATGATCAGGCGTCTTTTGTGCTCCTCGGTGATGCTGGACATGAGTTATCTGGAAGGAAAGCTTCAGAGTTGGTTGCGAGTTATTTCGAG GCTAATGAGAATGTAGAAGATGACCACTTGGTTCCGGTACCTCAGGCTCTTATCGGTACCATTGGACAGACTCGCAAATTCATTGTGAAGGTATCAGATCACAATTTGACAGGCAAGACCCAAGCTTTGACTGTGACAAAGGTCCTCCCCCCAGAAGATCAAGAAGTTGAAGGCAATTTAGAAGGAAATATGATTGTACCAGAAGCCCAAGAAACTTTGCAAGAAACTTTGCAGAAGGGAGTTGCTGATGGTGATCCTTCCACATGCATTGGGATAGTGAAGAAGGCTGCTGATAATGTTGAGGCAGAAGATCCCAAGCGAGCCAGATGTGGCTAG
- the LOC106430970 gene encoding 2-oxoglutarate-dependent dioxygenase DAO, which translates to MMAETGGVIPTIDLEEVISDKILNQKIREASERWGCFRVMNHGVSLSLMSEMKKTIMDLFERPHEVKVRNTDVLLGIGYRAPYDINPYYETFGLYDMASPQAVDTFCDQLDASADQREIMVKYAKSTDGLAKDLARRLAESYGLAETDFFKGWPSQLRINKYHFKPEAVGKLGFHLHTDSGFLTILQADENVGGLEAMDNASGKFFPISPMPNTLAIILGDMATIWSNGRLCNLKHRVQCNEATERFSIASFLLGPTTDMEPPSECVDAEHPRLYKPISHEGIRNIRTIKKLVDGEALKLIIYE; encoded by the exons ATGATGGCGGAGACCGGTGGAGTTATTCCGACGATAGACTTGGAAGAGGTCATTTCAGATAAGATCCTGAACCAGAAAATCCGTGAAGCGAGCGAGAGATGGGGATGCTTTAGGGTGATGAACCATGGAGTTTCATTGTCTTTGATGTCTGAGATGAAGAAGACCATTATGGATCTCTTCGAACGTCCACACGAGGTGAAAGTGCGCAACACTGATGTGTTACTAGGGATTGGTTACAGGGCTCCATATGATATCAATCCTTACTATGAAACATTTGGTCTCTATGACATGGCTTCTCCTCAAGCTGTCGATACTTTTTGTGACCAGCTTGACGCTTCCGCAGATCAAAg GGAGATTATGGTGAAGTATGCCAAATCTACTGATGGACTTGCAAAGGATTTAGCAAGGAGGTTAGCAGAGAGTTACGGTTTGGCTGAGACTGACTTCTTCAAAGGATGGCCGAGCCAGTTGCGGATTaacaaatatcattttaaacCCGAAGCAGTCGGGAAACTGGGGTTTCACCTACACACAGATTCTGGTTTCTTGACGATTCTTCAAGCCGATGAGAATGTTGGTGGACTTGAAGCCATGGACAATGCTTCAGGAAAGTTCTTTCCCATAAGCCCGATGCCAAACACGCTTGCTATCATCCTTGGGGACATGGCTACAATCTGGAGCAACGGAAGATTATGCAATTTGAAGCATAGAGTGCAATGCAATGAAGCAACCGAGAGGTTTTCTATCGCCTCGTTTTTACTAGGACCAACGACTGATATGGAACCACCAAGTGAGTGTGTGGATGCTGAACATCCGCGACTATACAAGCCTATTAGTCACGAAGGGATACGAAACATTAGAACGATCAAGAAGTTGGTTGATGGAGAAGCTCTCAAGCTTATAATCTATGAATGA
- the LOC125587478 gene encoding photosynthetic NDH subunit of lumenal location 2, chloroplastic-like, with the protein MSSFTTKTPPPYLRRPNHHRRVNPLFPVICCLGESQQDSFTRRRTLTSLITLTVIVPTSSALAQEKWGTRSFIKEKYFQPGLSPEDAAARIKQTAEGLRDMREMLDHMSWRYVIFYIRLKQAYLSQDLTNAMNILPESRRNDYVQAVNQLVEYMSELDFYVRTPKVYESYLYYEKTLKSIDDVVELLA; encoded by the exons atgagcTCCTTCACCACCAAAACTCCGCCACCTTATCTACGCCGGCCAAATCACCATCGCCGCGTAAACCCATTATTCCCTGTCATTTGTTGCCTCGGAGAATCCCAACAAGACAGCTTTACTCGCCGGAGAACCCTGACATCGCTTATAACACTCACGGTCATCGTCCCCACTTCATCAGCATTAGCACAGGAGAAATGGGGGACGAGGTCATTCATAAAGGAGAAATATTTTCAGCCAGGTTTATCGCCGGAGGACGCGGCGGCTCGTATAAAACAGACGGCTGAAGGATTAAGAGACATGAGGGAGATGTTGGACCATATGTCGTGGAGGTACGTCATCTTCTACATAAGATTAAAACAGGCTTATCTGTCTCAGGATCTGACCAACGCCATGAACATCTTGCCGGAGAGTCGCCGGAATGATTACGTTCAAGCGGTAAACCAGCTTGTCGAATACATGAGTGAG TTGGATTTTTACGTACGGACGCCAAAGGTGTACGAGTCGTATCTCTACTACGAGAAGACATTGAAATCGATAGACGACGTGGTGGAGCTTCTTGCTTAA